The [Clostridium] celerecrescens 18A genomic sequence AAATAATTTAATACCTAATGAATATTATATTACCTGCTTTGCTATATTTGTCAATCTATTATAGAAATTTTATCATTTTACTTTATAACTTCAGTAAATTCCTCTGTCCAACCGGTCCCCTTTTTCAGCCTCCTCCTTTATATCTGCAAGGGTTCTGCATTTATGGAATACCGGGATAATCCTGCCGCCGGCAATCGGCAGGATAGACAACCATTTTATCAAAATCTTTAACAGATCCAGGATAAAACAAACCTCTATGCTGCTCATAATAGCACTCCTGCTGCATAATATAAAACAAATGCTCCTTTTGAATCAGACCTGGAGGCTGAAATTTGGAAAAAATTCTGGACAATGACTTCTATGACCTTATTATTTACAATGTTTCAATCCCCATGTATGCTTCCGGGGATAACATTACTACGCTGAATTTCAGGCACTCTTTAGCTCATATTCCTAAGACTAGCTCAGATCCCTGCAACCTGGGCTTGTATCCTTATCACAGCTTTCCAACTCTCTATGTGCCGACTTCCACCATCAGCATTGAAAAATCAGGAATCGGCACGGTTCAGAGAAATCCTTTTTTAGGCCTGTTTGGGCAAGGAATCATCGTTGGAGTCATAGATACCGGAATTGATTACCAGCACCAGGCCTTTCTTTATAATGATGGCACCACCAGAATCCTTTCCATCTGGGACCAATCCATACAGAACGGTCCTATTCCTGAGGGTTTTACATTTGGTACTGAATATAGAAAGGAAATTATCAATCTGGCCCTGAAATCAGATAATCCATTATCCGTTGTACCTTCCGTCGACACCAACGGCCATGGCACGTCCATTGCCAGCGTAATCGCCGGCAAGCCAAATGCCGAAGGTACCTTTTCCGGCATTGTTCCGGAATCCGAACTGGTGATTGTAAAGCTGAAAGACGCAAAGCAAAATCTGAAGGAAATCTTTTTTGTACCGGAAGACACCCTGTGCTTTCAGGAATCCGATATTATACTTGGAATACGCTACTTAAATTCCTTTGCGCAAAGTGTAAGCCGTCCTGTGGTCATATGCATCGCCCTTGGCAGCAGCGGCGGCGGGCATGACGGCAGCGGCGCACTCAGTAATTACCTGAACTACCTGGGAAGACTTCCCGGTATCGGTCTTTCTGTTTCAGCAGGGAATGAAGGAAACGACCGCAGGCATTACTTTAACAACACAACAGAGCCGCCCTTTTACAATGACTTTGAATTAAGAGTTGGAGAAAATGATAAAATGTTTTCCATGGAAATATGGCCTTACGCTCTTGGACGGTTCGCTGTTGATATTTCCACGCCAAACCGGGAATCCACTCAGCTAATTTATCCAACCATTGGATCCTGCAGAATGTTTAACTTCATTTTTACCCCAAGTGAGCTCTGGGTGAATAATTTTATATTTGAGGAGGAAACCGGTGACCAGCTGATATTGCTGCGTTTTAGGAATGCGCTTCCCGGGGTTTGGAGCATCCGGATTCAAAGCATTGATAATGAGCCCATATCCTTTCACTCCTGGCTGCCTTCCGGAGATCTTCTTTCAAATGAGACCTTTTTTCTTAACCCGAATCCGGATACAACAATAACGTCTCCCGGCAATGGTCTCCATCAGCTGACGGTTACTGCCTATAACCAGTTTAATGACAGCATACTCATAGAATCTAGCAGAGGCTATACAAGAAGCGGGCTGGTCAAACCGGATATCGCCGCCCCTGGCTACGAACTTCCCTGTGCCATCCCCAGGAATCAGTATGGATCCATTACCGGAACAGGGGCTGCTGCTGCCCATACGGCCGGCGCCATTGCCATGATCCTGGAATGGGGCATTTCCAGAGGAAATTATACTTCCATGACCGGATACGATGTCAACCGCCTGATTATAAGAGGGGCCCGGCGGGAAGGGGCTAATGTTTTTCCAAACAACGTATGGGGATATGGCCAGTTGGATGTAAACAATTTGTTTCGCAGGCTTACCAATGTATAAGCTGTCTTCTATGACCGGCATATGCCTCTGGATTCCGGATCATGAAATGAGCCATCGGGCAGGATCCGGCAGTTTGATACGCATAAGGGTGCCCCTTCCTATGAAAACCATAGTTCAGGGACACCCTTTAAGATTTGGATTTAATGCGCCGCTCAGTCCATTAAGGATATGTGATATTTAAACTTCCTGTAGAATTTCCATATGATAACAGCAGGCATACTAAAAAACAGATATAGAGTGGACAACCCACCTATAATTGCATAAACAATAATTAATAAAACAATAACGGCATTCATATATCACCCCTCCTATTCTGTCTCTATTTTAGTGAAAATTACCAATAAAAGGAATAGAGAAACGATAATTTTAACATCATCTTAACAACACGCCATCAAAACGAATCCTATAATAAAGTCAAGCAAAGAACACTCTCATTTCATTGCAGCAAAGCCTGACGGAAGCAGAAGCATCTATTGCACGAATTGTTATATAGACGGAAAATTGAGCCTGATCTAACAATAAAAGAAATGACTGAGATAATGGTTCCTGTCTTAGGGAGATCCATAGGCGAGCAAGAAGCAAGAAAAGAATAACAGCTGTGCTGCCAACTACGTTGGAAGCAATCATAAGCAGACAAGGAAACTGATCCCTGTTGGTTATCATTATCCTAATTAGGCTGAGCATCAAAAAAACTAAATAATCCAACCTATATCTTTCTTTCATTCATAATTCACTTGCCACAAATCCAAAATCTCTGTATAGTAAATCTGAGGTGATAAATCATGCGTGTAGTTACAAGAAT encodes the following:
- a CDS encoding S8 family peptidase gives rise to the protein MEKILDNDFYDLIIYNVSIPMYASGDNITTLNFRHSLAHIPKTSSDPCNLGLYPYHSFPTLYVPTSTISIEKSGIGTVQRNPFLGLFGQGIIVGVIDTGIDYQHQAFLYNDGTTRILSIWDQSIQNGPIPEGFTFGTEYRKEIINLALKSDNPLSVVPSVDTNGHGTSIASVIAGKPNAEGTFSGIVPESELVIVKLKDAKQNLKEIFFVPEDTLCFQESDIILGIRYLNSFAQSVSRPVVICIALGSSGGGHDGSGALSNYLNYLGRLPGIGLSVSAGNEGNDRRHYFNNTTEPPFYNDFELRVGENDKMFSMEIWPYALGRFAVDISTPNRESTQLIYPTIGSCRMFNFIFTPSELWVNNFIFEEETGDQLILLRFRNALPGVWSIRIQSIDNEPISFHSWLPSGDLLSNETFFLNPNPDTTITSPGNGLHQLTVTAYNQFNDSILIESSRGYTRSGLVKPDIAAPGYELPCAIPRNQYGSITGTGAAAAHTAGAIAMILEWGISRGNYTSMTGYDVNRLIIRGARREGANVFPNNVWGYGQLDVNNLFRRLTNV